Proteins encoded by one window of Hylaeus volcanicus isolate JK05 chromosome 7, UHH_iyHylVolc1.0_haploid, whole genome shotgun sequence:
- the LOC128880462 gene encoding protein ECT2 isoform X1 encodes MEEQSVHSSISDINSEEAVRSDPVIIPRKKRICLIGAACDDSTLGAAAQQFSVPVLKSETGSEYIEDTAYCTYFVLKQFEGPEYDALHKSAHRILGPTALLQLAERKDSLPSINRPMYTQAMVGTVVVFTGFRKKEELTKLINMIHNMGGSIRKEMGAKVTHLIANCCGGDKYRYAVTFRVPIMSMDWVTALWNAKDDISNYGNNEDLITTYKLKPFFGAKVCFFGFPDEEKRHMCEVLQQQGGESTEIDDPNCTHVVTEIGCREYKKSNNAFDMLPYTKNPNYIPYHYSKTKPFSFTFYNPYTNTIPNMETKSSSYICNTDHINLSRRLSTKRFSYCFSSSLPHYLEYKENKFNYSTPDNISQDSAICMDDNLYDYSNLPNEFSNMSESSIAQTDSGIDMSMSRYLHNIIQSSSLTVPQRSNFPVTSTVLDIHSMDSSSAVYNDRNSRNNSSNVFSNKNTNNESTCTRSELHNFKSSTLCKKTIIQHTNKHCPDSESYILKSCKNVQCTPKSFFVNRKIATPRRCIKWRKVKSCIAIHKITSSDKLKFKKMHSHPNLLKRYDSEFNDSLLHDSPTLITKNKSFLSSYKLNSSLLSKLNHLNFSKYVLPAPCPQVSENHQRQKYTPLHTPLPIPAKVAKLSNSDHGLRSTFTNVSSKICALKDDHIRQEKQEDVPVSLVVDESNVNALPDLASVRAHIVKAEWFWTSVQNEGAADEKEYLFEDYLESVLSPTISARRDSQQTTTPSTASTRRKRKRLAETLSSLVQNGADSPALHKRRSSISDAGLLSVSGSFLDCTASPDKPLLDDIPEVEAVNTDSSRKNLSPRHQVFLELVQTESNYVGILSTIMTLFKSPLEDLIDTSGELLNGTEAKIIFGNFPPIYEVHKKMLEELKYSATHWMEDISIGNIFLKFAPDLVKAYPSYVNFFENTKDMLDQCDQTKPRFHAFLKVCQTKPECGRQSLKELLIKPVQRLPSISLLLNDILKHTSKNNPDHSALELSISSIKEVMTYINEDKRKTEGQLVMFDIFNEIDNCPPHLVSSHRSFIGKCDVMELSEGLSGRGDHLVLFLFSDTLEICKKRSKAFNSLKSPNTANGLHTTKLSQGKPYKHIKMLSLSTIKKVVDIRETDECHKVFALMVRSNQELKEKLFSFTITDEEVNKTNYLRTLCRQMANTVCKADADTFLISLDSHQLEIDTSDVALGTLSKAFKSLFHNFYLEYMDPYVFLLNSMCETTLHVPLPFASRTRMKVGRAFSFNKTPSKLKRAMSTMMSPFGSTNSLTPASQQLAQMRLASCNNINELGNGGSSSPSRDDVLVAPMSVQPTRKAKCSSLSMASLRRNCSEEVMQDKSDL; translated from the exons ATGGAAGAGCAAAGCGTTCACAGTAGTATCAGTGATATAAATAGTGAAGAGGCAGTTAGAAGTGACC cTGTGATTATACCACGTAAAAAAAGGATATGCTTAATTGGTGCCGCTTGTGATGATTCTACACTGGGTGCTGCTGCACAGCAGTTTAGTGTACCTGTTCTTAAATCAGAAACAGGTTCAGAATATATAGAAGACACAGCATATTGTACTTACTTTGTACTGAAACAATTCGAGGGACCTGAATACGATGCTCTCCATAAAAGTGCCCATAG aatattggGACCGACGGCGCTTCTGCAATTAGCAGAACGAAAGGACTCATTACCTAGTATTAATAGACCAATGTACACACAAGCTATGGTAGGCACGGTAGTAGTCTTTACTGGATTTAGAAAAAAGGAGGAATTG ACCAAGTTGATCAACATGATTCATAATATGGGTGGAAGTATTAGGAAAGAAATGGGTGCAAAAGTGACACATCTCATTGCTAATTGTTGCGGTGGAGATAAGTATAGATATGCTGTTACATTTCGGGTTCCTATAATGTCCATGGATTGGGTGACAGCTTTGTGGAATGCCAAAGACGATATTTCCAATTATGGAAATAATGAAGATCTG ATCACAACTTATAAACTAAAGCCATTCTTTGGTGCAAAAGTATGTTTCTTTGGATTCCCTGATGAAGAGAAACGTCACATGTGTGAAGTTCTTCAACAACAAGGTGGTGAATCTACAGAAATTGATGATCCAAATTGCACGCATGTG GTAACAGAAATAGGATGTCGTGAATACAAGAAGTCCAACAATGCATTTGACATGCTACCATATACTAAAAATCCTAATTATATTCCATACCATTACTCAAAAACAAAACCATTTTCCTTTACTTTCTACAATCCATATACTAATACTATTCCTAACATGGAAACAAAAAGTTCCTCATATATTTGCAATACTGATCACATAAATTTGTCAAGAAGATTGAGTACTAAACGTTTCTCgtattgtttttcttcttctctgcCTCATTATcttgaatataaagaaaataaattcaattactcAACACCAGATAATATAAGTCAAGATTCGGCAATTTGTATGGATGATAATTTATATGATTATTCAAATTTgccaaatgaattttccaaTATGTCTGAATCGTCTATAGCACAAACTGATTCTGGCATTGATATGTCTATGTCAAGATATTTACACAATATAATACAATCAAGTAGTTTAACTGTACCACAACGATCTAACTTTCCTGTAACATCTACTGTGTTAGATATACATTCTATGGATTCATCTTCAGCAGTTTACAATGATAGAAATTCACGAAATAATTCATCTaatgttttttcaaataaaaatactaataatGAAAGTACATGTACTCGATCAGAATTACATAATTTCAAGTCTTCTACACTAtgtaagaaaacaattattcaacatacaaacaaacactGTCCTGATAGTGAAAGCTATATCTTGAAATCTTGCAAAAATGTACAGTGTACGCCAAAGTCTTTTTTCGTCAATCGAAAAATTGCAACTCCTAGACGATGCATAAAATGGCGAAAAGTTAAGTCTTGTATTGCGATTCATAAGATAACTTCCtcagataaattaaaatttaaaaaaatgcattcCCATCCTAATTTACTAAAGCGATATGATTCGGAATTCAATGATTCTCTTTTGCACGATTCGCCCACActgattacaaaaaataaaagttttttaagTTCATACAAATTGAATTCGTCCCTTTTATCAAAGcttaatcatttaaatttctctaaatATGTGCTTCCTGCTCCATGCCCTCAAGTTTCAGAAAATCATCAAAGACAGAAATATACTCCTTTACATACTCCTCTTCCTATACCTGCAAAGGTAGCAAAATTATCAAATTCTGACCATGGCTTAAGAAGTACTTTTACAAATGTTTCCTCTAAAATTTGTGCTCTGAAAGATGATCATATAAGACAGGAGAAACAGGAGGACGTACCAGTAtctttg gttgTGGATGAATCAAATGTAAATGCATTACCAGATTTAGCTTCAGTAAGGGCTCATATTGTAAAAGCTGAATGGTTTTGGACATCTGTTCAAAATGAGGGTGCAGCTGATGAGAAGgagtatttatttgaagat tATTTGGAATCTGTTCTGTCACCAACTATATCAGCTAGACGAGATAGTCAACAAACTACAACTCCGAGTACAGCGTCTACAAGACGAAAACGTAAACGTTTAGCAGAAACTTTATCTAGTTTGGTCCAAAATGGTGCAGATTCACCAGCTTTGCATAAGAGACGATCCAGTATCAGTGATGCAGGACTTTTGAGTGTTAGCGGAAGTTTCCTTGACTGCACAGCAAGCCCAGATAAACCATTACTTGATG ATATTCCAGAAGTGGAAGCTGTTAACACGGATAGCTCTAGAAAAAATTTATCACCGCGACACCAGGTTTTCTTAGAATTAGTACAAACAGAGTCAAATTATGTTGGCATTCTCAGTACAATTATGACA cTGTTCAAGTCACCATTGGAAGATCTCATAGATACAAGCGGCGAATTATTAAATGGTACCGAagctaaaattatatttggcAATTTTCCACCCATTTATGAagttcataaaaaaatgttggaagaaTTGAAATACAGTGCCACACATTGGATGGAGGACATTAGCATAGGTAATATATTTCTGAAGTTTGCACCTGACCTAGTCAAGGCGTATCCGTCGTATGTCAACTTCTTCGAAAATACAAAGGACATGCTCGATCAGTGTGATCAAACCAAACCACGATTTCATGCTTTTCTGAAGGTTTGTCAAACGAAACCTGAATGTGGTCGACAAAGCTTAAAGGAATTACTGATTAAGCCAGTACAAAGGTTACCCAGtattagtttattattaaatg ATATCCTTAAACATACGAGTAAAAATAATCCAGATCATAGCGCATTGGAGTTGTCGATTAGCAGTATTAAAGAAGTTATGACGTATATAAACgaggataaaagaaaaactgagGGTCAATTAGTTATGTTtgacatttttaatgaaattgacaACTGTCCACCGCATTTAGTTTCTTCACATCGATCATTTATTGGTAAATGTGATGTGATGGAACTTAGTGAGGGTTTAAGCGGGCGTGGTGATCATTTAGTTTTGTTCCTGTTTTCCGATACActtgaaatatgtaaaaaaagatcgaaagcCTTTAACTCATTAAAGAGTCCTAATACAGCAAATGGATTGCACACAACTAAATTAAGTCAAGGAAAACCATATAAACATATCAAGATGTTATCACTgagtacaataaaaaaagttgtcGATATACGAGAAACTGATG aatgTCATAAAGTTTTTGCTTTAATGGTAAGAAGTAATCAAGAGTTAAAAGAGAAActgttttcatttacaattacCGATGAGGAGGTAAATAAGACAAACTACCTCCGGACTTTGTGCAGGCAAATGGCTAATACAGTATGCAAAGCTGATGCG gatACGTTCCTGATAAGTCTTGATTCGCATCAGCTTGAAATTGATACAAGCGACGTAGCATTAGGAACATTAAGCAAAGCATTTAA GAGcctatttcataatttttaccTGGAGTATATGGACCCGTATGTGTTCCTACTCAATAGCATGTGTGAAACCACGTTACATGTCCCACTACC gTTTGCGTCTCGCACAAGGATGAAAGTCGGCAGAGCGTTTAGTTTTAACAAAACCCCAAGCAAATTGAAAAGAGCAATGTCAACGATGATGTCGCCATTTGGATCAACCAATAGCCTTACTCCAGCAAGTCAACAACTTGCACAGATGCGGCTTGCTAGTTGCAACAATATTAAC GAGCTGGGTAATGGTGGTTCAAGCTCGCCATCTAGAGATGATGTTCTAGTAGCACCCATGTCGGTTCAACCGACACGAAAGGCCAAATGCAGTTCCCTCAGTATGGCTTCATTAAGAAG AAATTGTTCAGAGGAAGTCATGCAGGACAAATCCGATCTTTGA
- the LOC128880462 gene encoding protein ECT2 isoform X4 → MEEQSVHSSISDINSEEAVRSDPVIIPRKKRICLIGAACDDSTLGAAAQQFSVPVLKSETGSEYIEDTAYCTYFVLKQFEGPEYDALHKSAHRILGPTALLQLAERKDSLPSINRPMYTQAMVGTVVVFTGFRKKEELTKLINMIHNMGGSIRKEMGAKVTHLIANCCGGDKYRYAVTFRVPIMSMDWVTALWNAKDDISNYGNNEDLITTYKLKPFFGAKVCFFGFPDEEKRHMCEVLQQQGGESTEIDDPNCTHVVTEIGCREYKKSNNAFDMLPYTKNPNYIPYHYSKTKPFSFTFYNPYTNTIPNMETKSSSYICNTDHINLSRRLSTKRFSYCFSSSLPHYLEYKENKFNYSTPDNISQDSAICMDDNLYDYSNLPNEFSNMSESSIAQTDSGIDMSMSRYLHNIIQSSSLTVPQRSNFPVTSTVLDIHSMDSSSAVYNDRNSRNNSSNVFSNKNTNNESTCTRSELHNFKSSTLCKKTIIQHTNKHCPDSESYILKSCKNVQCTPKSFFVNRKIATPRRCIKWRKVKSCIAIHKITSSDKLKFKKMHSHPNLLKRYDSEFNDSLLHDSPTLITKNKSFLSSYKLNSSLLSKLNHLNFSKYVLPAPCPQVSENHQRQKYTPLHTPLPIPAKVAKLSNSDHGLRSTFTNVSSKICALKDDHIRQEKQEDVPVSLVVDESNVNALPDLASVRAHIVKAEWFWTSVQNEGAADEKEYLFEDYLESVLSPTISARRDSQQTTTPSTASTRRKRKRLAETLSSLVQNGADSPALHKRRSSISDAGLLSVSGSFLDCTASPDKPLLDDIPEVEAVNTDSSRKNLSPRHQVFLELVQTESNYVGILSTIMTLFKSPLEDLIDTSGELLNGTEAKIIFGNFPPIYEVHKKMLEELKYSATHWMEDISIGNIFLKFAPDLVKAYPSYVNFFENTKDMLDQCDQTKPRFHAFLKVCQTKPECGRQSLKELLIKPVQRLPSISLLLNDILKHTSKNNPDHSALELSISSIKEVMTYINEDKRKTEGQLVMFDIFNEIDNCPPHLVSSHRSFIGKCDVMELSEGLSGRGDHLVLFLFSDTLEICKKRSKAFNSLKSPNTANGLHTTKLSQGKPYKHIKMLSLSTIKKVVDIRETDECHKVFALMVRSNQELKEKLFSFTITDEEVNKTNYLRTLCRQMANTVCKADADTFLISLDSHQLEIDTSDVALGTLSKAFKFASRTRMKVGRAFSFNKTPSKLKRAMSTMMSPFGSTNSLTPASQQLAQMRLASCNNINELGNGGSSSPSRDDVLVAPMSVQPTRKAKCSSLSMASLRRNCSEEVMQDKSDL, encoded by the exons ATGGAAGAGCAAAGCGTTCACAGTAGTATCAGTGATATAAATAGTGAAGAGGCAGTTAGAAGTGACC cTGTGATTATACCACGTAAAAAAAGGATATGCTTAATTGGTGCCGCTTGTGATGATTCTACACTGGGTGCTGCTGCACAGCAGTTTAGTGTACCTGTTCTTAAATCAGAAACAGGTTCAGAATATATAGAAGACACAGCATATTGTACTTACTTTGTACTGAAACAATTCGAGGGACCTGAATACGATGCTCTCCATAAAAGTGCCCATAG aatattggGACCGACGGCGCTTCTGCAATTAGCAGAACGAAAGGACTCATTACCTAGTATTAATAGACCAATGTACACACAAGCTATGGTAGGCACGGTAGTAGTCTTTACTGGATTTAGAAAAAAGGAGGAATTG ACCAAGTTGATCAACATGATTCATAATATGGGTGGAAGTATTAGGAAAGAAATGGGTGCAAAAGTGACACATCTCATTGCTAATTGTTGCGGTGGAGATAAGTATAGATATGCTGTTACATTTCGGGTTCCTATAATGTCCATGGATTGGGTGACAGCTTTGTGGAATGCCAAAGACGATATTTCCAATTATGGAAATAATGAAGATCTG ATCACAACTTATAAACTAAAGCCATTCTTTGGTGCAAAAGTATGTTTCTTTGGATTCCCTGATGAAGAGAAACGTCACATGTGTGAAGTTCTTCAACAACAAGGTGGTGAATCTACAGAAATTGATGATCCAAATTGCACGCATGTG GTAACAGAAATAGGATGTCGTGAATACAAGAAGTCCAACAATGCATTTGACATGCTACCATATACTAAAAATCCTAATTATATTCCATACCATTACTCAAAAACAAAACCATTTTCCTTTACTTTCTACAATCCATATACTAATACTATTCCTAACATGGAAACAAAAAGTTCCTCATATATTTGCAATACTGATCACATAAATTTGTCAAGAAGATTGAGTACTAAACGTTTCTCgtattgtttttcttcttctctgcCTCATTATcttgaatataaagaaaataaattcaattactcAACACCAGATAATATAAGTCAAGATTCGGCAATTTGTATGGATGATAATTTATATGATTATTCAAATTTgccaaatgaattttccaaTATGTCTGAATCGTCTATAGCACAAACTGATTCTGGCATTGATATGTCTATGTCAAGATATTTACACAATATAATACAATCAAGTAGTTTAACTGTACCACAACGATCTAACTTTCCTGTAACATCTACTGTGTTAGATATACATTCTATGGATTCATCTTCAGCAGTTTACAATGATAGAAATTCACGAAATAATTCATCTaatgttttttcaaataaaaatactaataatGAAAGTACATGTACTCGATCAGAATTACATAATTTCAAGTCTTCTACACTAtgtaagaaaacaattattcaacatacaaacaaacactGTCCTGATAGTGAAAGCTATATCTTGAAATCTTGCAAAAATGTACAGTGTACGCCAAAGTCTTTTTTCGTCAATCGAAAAATTGCAACTCCTAGACGATGCATAAAATGGCGAAAAGTTAAGTCTTGTATTGCGATTCATAAGATAACTTCCtcagataaattaaaatttaaaaaaatgcattcCCATCCTAATTTACTAAAGCGATATGATTCGGAATTCAATGATTCTCTTTTGCACGATTCGCCCACActgattacaaaaaataaaagttttttaagTTCATACAAATTGAATTCGTCCCTTTTATCAAAGcttaatcatttaaatttctctaaatATGTGCTTCCTGCTCCATGCCCTCAAGTTTCAGAAAATCATCAAAGACAGAAATATACTCCTTTACATACTCCTCTTCCTATACCTGCAAAGGTAGCAAAATTATCAAATTCTGACCATGGCTTAAGAAGTACTTTTACAAATGTTTCCTCTAAAATTTGTGCTCTGAAAGATGATCATATAAGACAGGAGAAACAGGAGGACGTACCAGTAtctttg gttgTGGATGAATCAAATGTAAATGCATTACCAGATTTAGCTTCAGTAAGGGCTCATATTGTAAAAGCTGAATGGTTTTGGACATCTGTTCAAAATGAGGGTGCAGCTGATGAGAAGgagtatttatttgaagat tATTTGGAATCTGTTCTGTCACCAACTATATCAGCTAGACGAGATAGTCAACAAACTACAACTCCGAGTACAGCGTCTACAAGACGAAAACGTAAACGTTTAGCAGAAACTTTATCTAGTTTGGTCCAAAATGGTGCAGATTCACCAGCTTTGCATAAGAGACGATCCAGTATCAGTGATGCAGGACTTTTGAGTGTTAGCGGAAGTTTCCTTGACTGCACAGCAAGCCCAGATAAACCATTACTTGATG ATATTCCAGAAGTGGAAGCTGTTAACACGGATAGCTCTAGAAAAAATTTATCACCGCGACACCAGGTTTTCTTAGAATTAGTACAAACAGAGTCAAATTATGTTGGCATTCTCAGTACAATTATGACA cTGTTCAAGTCACCATTGGAAGATCTCATAGATACAAGCGGCGAATTATTAAATGGTACCGAagctaaaattatatttggcAATTTTCCACCCATTTATGAagttcataaaaaaatgttggaagaaTTGAAATACAGTGCCACACATTGGATGGAGGACATTAGCATAGGTAATATATTTCTGAAGTTTGCACCTGACCTAGTCAAGGCGTATCCGTCGTATGTCAACTTCTTCGAAAATACAAAGGACATGCTCGATCAGTGTGATCAAACCAAACCACGATTTCATGCTTTTCTGAAGGTTTGTCAAACGAAACCTGAATGTGGTCGACAAAGCTTAAAGGAATTACTGATTAAGCCAGTACAAAGGTTACCCAGtattagtttattattaaatg ATATCCTTAAACATACGAGTAAAAATAATCCAGATCATAGCGCATTGGAGTTGTCGATTAGCAGTATTAAAGAAGTTATGACGTATATAAACgaggataaaagaaaaactgagGGTCAATTAGTTATGTTtgacatttttaatgaaattgacaACTGTCCACCGCATTTAGTTTCTTCACATCGATCATTTATTGGTAAATGTGATGTGATGGAACTTAGTGAGGGTTTAAGCGGGCGTGGTGATCATTTAGTTTTGTTCCTGTTTTCCGATACActtgaaatatgtaaaaaaagatcgaaagcCTTTAACTCATTAAAGAGTCCTAATACAGCAAATGGATTGCACACAACTAAATTAAGTCAAGGAAAACCATATAAACATATCAAGATGTTATCACTgagtacaataaaaaaagttgtcGATATACGAGAAACTGATG aatgTCATAAAGTTTTTGCTTTAATGGTAAGAAGTAATCAAGAGTTAAAAGAGAAActgttttcatttacaattacCGATGAGGAGGTAAATAAGACAAACTACCTCCGGACTTTGTGCAGGCAAATGGCTAATACAGTATGCAAAGCTGATGCG gatACGTTCCTGATAAGTCTTGATTCGCATCAGCTTGAAATTGATACAAGCGACGTAGCATTAGGAACATTAAGCAAAGCATTTAA gTTTGCGTCTCGCACAAGGATGAAAGTCGGCAGAGCGTTTAGTTTTAACAAAACCCCAAGCAAATTGAAAAGAGCAATGTCAACGATGATGTCGCCATTTGGATCAACCAATAGCCTTACTCCAGCAAGTCAACAACTTGCACAGATGCGGCTTGCTAGTTGCAACAATATTAAC GAGCTGGGTAATGGTGGTTCAAGCTCGCCATCTAGAGATGATGTTCTAGTAGCACCCATGTCGGTTCAACCGACACGAAAGGCCAAATGCAGTTCCCTCAGTATGGCTTCATTAAGAAG AAATTGTTCAGAGGAAGTCATGCAGGACAAATCCGATCTTTGA